In Bradyrhizobium sp. 1(2017), one DNA window encodes the following:
- a CDS encoding heme lyase CcmF/NrfE family subunit, which yields MIAESGHYALVLALALALIQSIVPLIGTRLRDAALMNVARSTALAQLLFVGASFTALVMLHVNSDFSVANVYENSHSMKPLLYKITGVWGNHEGSMLLWVSILALFGALVAAFGNNLPLSLRAHVLAVQAWVASAFYLFILATSNPFLRIANPPIEGRDLNPVLQDIGLAVHPPMLYLGYVGFSISFSFAIAALMEGRIDAAWARWVRPWTLVAWIFLTLGIAMGSYWAYYELGWGGWWFWDPVENASLMPWLAGTALLHSALVMEKRNALKVWTILLSILTFSLSLLGTFLVRSGVITSVHAFATDPTRGVFILLILCVFIGGSLSLFAGRATSLKQGGLFAPISREGALVLNNLLLTVACAVVLFGTLYPLAMEMLADFKMSVGAPFYNLTFAPLFALLLLAVPFGPMLAWKRGDLLGVTQRLLAAGVAGLVAVAITWAWVRGGSALAPLAIGLGVFVIAGAVTDLAERTGLVRLPFATVLHRARGLPRSAWGSAFAHAGLGVALIGIVCETTWNSEYIATMKQNDVAHVAGYDVKLDGLLQRQGPNYREMIAEFNVSRDGEKLSVMAPSKRNFTTRGSSTTEAALLTRGASQLYISLGDATAEGAIAVRIYHKPMVLLIWWGPVLMAFGGMLSLSDRRLRVGAPKPARAKQRLQPAE from the coding sequence GTGATCGCGGAATCAGGACATTACGCGCTGGTGCTGGCGCTCGCCCTTGCATTGATCCAGTCGATCGTGCCGCTGATCGGTACGCGCCTGCGCGATGCCGCGTTGATGAACGTCGCGCGCTCCACCGCGCTGGCGCAGCTCTTGTTCGTCGGCGCTTCGTTCACGGCGCTGGTGATGCTGCACGTGAACTCGGATTTCTCCGTTGCCAACGTCTACGAGAATTCCCACTCGATGAAGCCGCTGCTCTACAAGATCACCGGCGTGTGGGGCAATCATGAAGGCTCGATGCTGCTGTGGGTGTCGATCCTCGCCCTGTTCGGCGCGCTCGTTGCGGCTTTCGGCAACAATCTGCCGCTGTCGCTGCGCGCGCATGTGCTCGCCGTGCAGGCCTGGGTCGCCAGCGCCTTCTATCTGTTCATTCTGGCGACGTCGAACCCGTTCCTGCGGATCGCCAATCCGCCGATCGAGGGACGGGATCTCAATCCGGTGCTCCAGGACATCGGCCTCGCCGTGCATCCGCCGATGCTCTATCTCGGCTATGTCGGCTTCTCGATCTCGTTCTCCTTCGCCATCGCCGCGCTGATGGAGGGACGGATCGACGCGGCCTGGGCGCGCTGGGTGCGCCCGTGGACGCTGGTCGCCTGGATCTTCCTGACGCTCGGCATCGCCATGGGCTCGTACTGGGCCTATTACGAACTCGGCTGGGGCGGCTGGTGGTTCTGGGATCCGGTCGAGAACGCCTCGCTGATGCCCTGGCTCGCCGGCACCGCGCTGCTGCATTCGGCGCTGGTAATGGAGAAGCGCAACGCGCTGAAGGTCTGGACCATCCTGTTGTCGATCCTGACCTTCTCGCTGTCGCTGCTCGGCACATTCCTGGTGCGTTCGGGCGTCATCACCTCGGTGCATGCCTTCGCCACCGATCCGACCCGCGGCGTGTTCATCCTGCTGATCCTCTGCGTGTTCATCGGCGGCAGCCTGTCGCTGTTCGCGGGTCGCGCGACCTCGTTGAAGCAAGGCGGCCTGTTCGCGCCGATCTCGCGCGAGGGCGCATTGGTGCTGAACAATCTCTTGCTCACGGTCGCCTGTGCGGTCGTGCTGTTCGGTACGCTCTATCCGCTGGCGATGGAGATGCTGGCCGACTTCAAGATGTCGGTCGGTGCGCCCTTCTACAATCTCACCTTCGCTCCGCTGTTTGCCCTTCTGCTGCTCGCCGTGCCGTTCGGGCCGATGCTGGCATGGAAGCGCGGCGATCTGCTCGGCGTGACGCAGCGCCTGCTCGCAGCCGGCGTTGCCGGGCTCGTCGCAGTCGCCATCACCTGGGCCTGGGTGCGGGGCGGCAGCGCGCTGGCGCCGCTCGCGATCGGGCTTGGCGTCTTCGTTATTGCCGGCGCGGTCACCGATCTGGCCGAACGGACGGGCCTGGTTCGCCTGCCATTCGCAACGGTGCTGCACCGGGCGCGCGGCCTGCCGCGCTCGGCCTGGGGCTCCGCTTTCGCACATGCCGGCCTCGGCGTCGCGCTGATCGGCATCGTCTGCGAGACCACCTGGAACAGCGAATATATCGCGACGATGAAGCAGAACGACGTCGCCCATGTCGCCGGTTACGACGTGAAGCTCGATGGGCTCTTGCAACGCCAGGGCCCGAACTACCGCGAGATGATCGCCGAGTTCAACGTCAGCCGCGACGGCGAGAAGCTCAGCGTCATGGCGCCGTCCAAGCGAAACTTCACCACCCGCGGCTCCTCGACCACCGAGGCGGCGCTGCTGACCCGCGGCGCGAGCCAGCTCTACATCTCGCTCGGTGATGCCACCGCCGAAGGTGCCATTGCCGTGCGCATCTATCACAAGCCGATGGTGCTCCTGATCTGGTGGGGGCCGGTGCTGATGGCGTTCGGCGGCATGCTGTCGCTCTCCGACCGGCGCCTGCGGGTCGGCGCGCCGAAGCCGGCGCGGGCCAAACAGCGCCTGCAGCCGGCGGAGTGA
- the ccmE gene encoding cytochrome c maturation protein CcmE translates to MTRKQRRMTIIGGSLAVLALAAALVLNALRDSIVFFSTPSMVAEKHVEAGKRFRLGGLVQPGSLQRGDNLAVTFEVADGSAKLPVAYKGILPDLFREGQGVVAEGALDANGVFKADTVLAKHDETYMPKDVADALKKQGHWKDDYDPKASGGSKPAATTAQGNPQGAVR, encoded by the coding sequence ATGACGCGCAAGCAGCGACGTATGACCATCATCGGAGGCTCGCTCGCCGTGCTCGCGCTCGCGGCCGCGCTGGTGCTCAACGCATTGCGCGACTCCATCGTGTTCTTCTCGACGCCGAGCATGGTCGCCGAGAAGCACGTCGAGGCCGGCAAGCGGTTTCGCCTCGGCGGGCTGGTGCAGCCCGGCTCGCTCCAGCGCGGCGACAATCTCGCGGTGACTTTCGAGGTTGCCGACGGCAGCGCCAAGCTGCCGGTCGCCTACAAGGGCATCCTGCCCGACCTGTTCCGCGAAGGGCAGGGAGTCGTCGCGGAAGGAGCGCTCGACGCCAACGGCGTGTTCAAGGCCGACACCGTGCTCGCCAAGCACGACGAAACCTACATGCCCAAGGACGTCGCCGACGCCCTGAAGAAGCAGGGGCACTGGAAGGACGATTACGATCCCAAAGCTTCGGGCGGCAGCAAGCCCGCGGCCACCACGGCGCAGGGCAATCCGCAGGGAGCGGTGCGGTGA
- the ccmI gene encoding c-type cytochrome biogenesis protein CcmI gives MTLWFVFALMTVAAIFAVLLPLGRSGPAQNQGSEVAVYKDQLAEIERDLGAGLIAAPEAEAARVEISRRLLAAAGSEAALEPKSSLKWRRAAALLALIGLPLVAIGVYVPLGSPRLQDFPLAQRERGPGSNTLENLVVQVEQHLEKNPTDGRGWNVLGPVLQRLGRFDDAVRAYRNSLTYNGETSERRADLGEALSAAAGGVVTAEAKTEFERAHALDADDPKANYFLGVAAEQDGRKDDAANIWRALLAKAPADAPWRPLVQSSLARVGGGTMPALSDETIAASKDMAEGDRNAMVRGMVDRLATRLKQNGDDVDGWLRLVRAYLVMGDRDKAVGASTDARQAVAGNAERLRQLNEGLKTLGLDG, from the coding sequence ATGACGCTATGGTTCGTGTTCGCGCTGATGACGGTCGCGGCGATTTTCGCCGTGCTGCTTCCGCTCGGCCGCAGCGGACCCGCGCAAAACCAGGGCAGCGAAGTCGCGGTCTACAAGGACCAGCTGGCTGAGATCGAGCGGGATCTCGGCGCGGGCCTGATCGCTGCCCCTGAAGCCGAGGCCGCGCGCGTCGAGATCAGCCGCAGGCTTCTCGCCGCGGCCGGCAGCGAGGCGGCATTGGAGCCGAAGTCGAGCCTGAAATGGCGCCGTGCGGCAGCCTTGCTGGCTCTGATCGGCCTGCCTCTGGTCGCGATCGGCGTCTACGTGCCGCTCGGCTCGCCCAGGCTTCAGGATTTCCCACTGGCGCAGCGCGAGCGCGGGCCGGGGTCTAACACACTCGAGAACCTCGTCGTGCAGGTTGAGCAGCATCTGGAGAAGAATCCGACCGACGGCCGCGGCTGGAACGTGCTTGGGCCGGTGCTGCAGCGGCTCGGCCGCTTCGACGATGCGGTACGCGCCTATCGCAACTCGCTCACCTATAACGGCGAGACTTCGGAGCGCCGGGCCGACCTGGGCGAGGCGCTCTCGGCGGCCGCGGGCGGTGTCGTGACTGCCGAAGCCAAGACGGAGTTCGAACGCGCGCACGCGCTCGATGCCGACGATCCCAAGGCGAATTACTTTCTGGGGGTTGCGGCCGAGCAGGACGGACGCAAGGACGATGCGGCCAATATCTGGCGCGCGCTGCTTGCGAAGGCGCCGGCGGATGCGCCCTGGCGTCCCCTGGTGCAGTCGTCGCTGGCGCGGGTCGGCGGCGGCACGATGCCGGCGCTGTCGGACGAGACGATCGCAGCTTCCAAGGATATGGCCGAGGGCGATCGCAACGCGATGGTGCGCGGCATGGTCGATCGCCTGGCCACGCGGCTGAAGCAGAACGGCGACGATGTCGATGGCTGGCTGCGCCTGGTGCGCGCCTATCTCGTGATGGGGGACCGCGACAAGGCGGTCGGGGCATCGACCGATGCCCGGCAGGCGGTCGCCGGCAACGCCGAACGGCTGCGCCAGCTCAACGAAGGCCTGAAGACTCTCGGGCTCGACGGATGA
- a CDS encoding sensor histidine kinase, with translation MTAFGKLVRTTAFRLTLVYLLLFAMFAASLLAYFAWNTRRLITEEITQTVNAETSEISEIYDRRGMYGLVRTIEYRALRPGANLYLVTTPTGQAVAGNVGSLAPGVMATRGWTETAYRRIEDADERDHRALVRVTELENGFRLLIGRDLDERRRLFGIVAKAAQWSVLIVVVLGLGGGIFVARRVLRRIDAMTGTTQRIMTGDLSERLPVGRSGDELDRLAENLNAMLERIEALMAGLKEVSDNIAHDLKTPLTRLRNRAEEALARSGCEADYRAALERTIEESDGLIRTFNALLMIARAESGQARGNMDDFDAADVAGGIHELYEPLAEDDGMTLKVRAEPTPVHANRELISQALANLVENAIKYGKPEAQAAGTVVSMDARQITIEAKRDGDQVLLSVTDRGPGIPEADRKHVVERFVRLEASRTLPGSGLGLSLAAAVATLHGGELRLGDAHPGLVATLVLPARVGAGDRVAPPIPDVPQKVA, from the coding sequence GTGACGGCATTCGGTAAACTCGTCCGCACCACGGCGTTCCGGCTGACGCTGGTCTATTTGCTGCTGTTCGCGATGTTCGCGGCCTCGCTGCTGGCCTATTTCGCCTGGAATACGCGGCGGCTGATCACCGAGGAAATCACGCAGACGGTCAATGCCGAGACCTCGGAGATCAGCGAGATCTACGACCGCCGCGGCATGTACGGCCTCGTGCGCACGATCGAGTATCGGGCGCTGCGTCCGGGCGCCAACCTCTATCTCGTGACCACGCCGACCGGGCAGGCGGTTGCCGGCAATGTCGGCTCGCTGGCGCCGGGCGTGATGGCGACGCGCGGCTGGACGGAGACGGCCTACCGCCGGATCGAGGACGCCGACGAGCGCGATCATCGCGCGCTGGTGCGCGTCACCGAATTGGAGAACGGCTTTCGCCTGCTGATCGGCCGAGATCTCGACGAACGGCGGCGTCTGTTCGGCATCGTCGCCAAGGCGGCGCAATGGTCGGTCTTGATCGTGGTCGTGCTCGGTCTCGGCGGCGGCATCTTCGTGGCGCGCCGTGTCCTGAGGCGCATCGACGCCATGACCGGCACCACGCAGCGGATCATGACCGGTGATCTCAGCGAGCGCCTGCCGGTAGGGCGCAGCGGCGACGAGCTCGACCGTCTCGCCGAGAACCTCAACGCCATGCTGGAGCGGATCGAGGCGCTGATGGCGGGGCTGAAGGAAGTCTCCGACAACATCGCGCACGACCTCAAGACGCCGCTGACGCGCCTGCGCAACCGCGCCGAGGAGGCGCTGGCCAGATCGGGCTGCGAGGCCGACTACCGCGCCGCGCTGGAGCGCACCATCGAAGAGTCCGACGGGCTGATCCGCACCTTCAACGCGCTTCTGATGATCGCGCGCGCCGAGTCCGGACAGGCGCGCGGCAACATGGACGATTTCGACGCCGCGGACGTCGCCGGCGGCATCCACGAGCTCTACGAGCCGCTGGCCGAAGACGACGGCATGACCCTGAAGGTCAGGGCAGAGCCGACGCCGGTTCACGCCAATCGTGAGCTGATCAGCCAGGCTCTCGCCAATCTCGTCGAGAATGCGATCAAATACGGCAAGCCGGAGGCCCAGGCCGCGGGAACTGTGGTCAGCATGGACGCCCGGCAGATCACGATCGAGGCGAAGCGCGATGGCGACCAGGTGCTGCTCAGCGTCACCGATCGTGGTCCGGGGATCCCGGAGGCGGATCGCAAGCACGTCGTCGAGCGATTCGTGCGGCTGGAGGCCAGCCGCACGCTGCCGGGCTCCGGCCTCGGCCTCAGCCTCGCTGCGGCGGTTGCGACACTGCACGGCGGCGAATTGCGCCTGGGCGATGCCCATCCCGGCCTGGTCGCCACGCTGGTGCTGCCGGCGCGGGTGGGCGCCGGCGACAGGGTTGCTCCGCCAATACCGGATGTGCCACAGAAGGTGGCATGA
- a CDS encoding Do family serine endopeptidase — protein sequence MTDRPDLSNLPSYRQPRRSVFSARKVALMASVVAGLGAAVYGFSPSTSPADLFSSPAHAQVNNEVRKVERPVGFADIVERVKPSVISVKVNIKEKTASNDDGDDSSSPFQPGSPMERFFRRFGGPDGFPGMKGGRGRVVQGQGSGFFISADGYAVTNNHVVDGADKVEVTTDDGKSYTAKVIGTDQRTDLALIKVEGSSNFPFAKLADSKPRIGDWVLAVGNPFGLGGTVTAGIVSASGRDIGNGPYDDFIQIDAPVNKGNSGGPAFDTNGEVMGVNTAIYSPSGGSVGIAFSIPASTVKSVVAQLKDKGSVSRGWIGVQIQPVTSDIADSLGMKKAEGALVAEPQANGPAAKAGIESGDVITSVNGESVKDARELARTIGGMAPGATVKLNVLHKGQDKVVNLTLGQLPNTVEAKADNDNDSGKGANRGTDVPKLGMTVAPANSVAGAGKEGVVVTQVDPKSAAAERGFKEGDVILEVGGKSVATAGEVRDAINTARTDNKNSILMRVKSGGQSRFVAVPIAKS from the coding sequence ATGACCGACCGTCCCGACCTCTCGAACCTTCCGTCCTACCGGCAGCCGCGCCGGTCGGTCTTCTCCGCGCGCAAGGTCGCGCTGATGGCCTCGGTCGTCGCCGGTCTCGGCGCGGCCGTTTACGGCTTCAGCCCCTCGACCTCGCCGGCCGACCTGTTCTCGAGCCCGGCGCATGCGCAGGTCAACAACGAAGTCCGCAAGGTCGAGCGTCCGGTCGGATTCGCCGACATCGTCGAGCGCGTGAAGCCGTCGGTGATCTCGGTGAAGGTCAACATCAAGGAGAAGACCGCGAGCAACGACGATGGCGATGACTCGTCCTCGCCGTTCCAGCCCGGCTCGCCGATGGAGCGCTTCTTCCGCCGCTTCGGCGGTCCGGACGGTTTCCCGGGCATGAAGGGCGGTCGTGGCCGCGTCGTGCAGGGCCAGGGCTCCGGCTTCTTCATCTCGGCCGACGGCTATGCCGTGACCAACAATCACGTGGTCGACGGCGCCGACAAGGTCGAGGTCACCACCGACGACGGCAAGTCCTATACCGCCAAGGTGATTGGCACCGACCAGCGCACCGACCTCGCCTTGATCAAGGTCGAGGGCAGCTCGAATTTCCCGTTCGCCAAGCTTGCCGACAGCAAGCCGCGGATCGGCGACTGGGTGCTCGCGGTCGGCAATCCCTTCGGCCTCGGCGGCACCGTGACTGCCGGCATCGTCTCGGCCAGCGGCCGCGATATCGGCAATGGCCCCTATGACGATTTCATCCAGATCGACGCGCCCGTGAACAAGGGCAATTCCGGCGGTCCGGCCTTCGACACCAATGGCGAGGTGATGGGCGTCAACACCGCGATCTACTCGCCCTCGGGCGGCAGCGTCGGCATCGCTTTCTCGATTCCCGCGAGCACCGTGAAGAGCGTCGTGGCCCAGCTCAAGGACAAGGGTTCGGTCAGCCGCGGCTGGATCGGCGTGCAGATCCAGCCGGTGACGTCCGACATCGCTGACAGCCTCGGCATGAAGAAGGCCGAAGGCGCGCTGGTGGCGGAGCCGCAGGCGAACGGTCCGGCGGCCAAGGCCGGCATCGAGTCCGGCGACGTCATCACGTCGGTCAACGGCGAATCCGTCAAGGACGCCCGCGAGCTTGCGCGCACGATCGGCGGCATGGCGCCCGGCGCCACCGTGAAGCTCAACGTGCTGCACAAGGGCCAGGACAAGGTGGTGAACCTCACGCTCGGCCAGCTGCCGAACACGGTCGAGGCCAAGGCCGACAACGACAATGACAGCGGCAAGGGTGCGAACCGTGGCACCGACGTGCCCAAGCTCGGCATGACCGTTGCGCCCGCCAATTCCGTTGCCGGCGCCGGCAAGGAAGGCGTCGTGGTCACCCAGGTCGATCCGAAGAGCGCCGCGGCCGAACGCGGCTTCAAGGAAGGCGACGTGATCCTCGAAGTCGGCGGCAAGAGCGTCGCCACCGCCGGTGAGGTCCGCGATGCCATCAACACGGCGCGGACCGACAACAAGAACAGCATCCTGATGCGGGTGAAGAGCGGCGGCCAGTCGCGCTTCGTCGCCGTGCCCATCGCCAAGAGCTGA
- a CDS encoding cytochrome c-type biogenesis protein: MRRIWFAFVALMLLASTAHAVQPDEIMSDPAKEGRARELSRELRCMVCQNQSIDDSDAPLARDLRLLVRERIAAGDTNSQVLDFLVARYGEFVLLKPRFERQTMLLWLLGPVLLIGGGLALWLQIRRRTRSGADLPAPLTADERARLAALMSDDPKSS; this comes from the coding sequence ATGCGTCGGATCTGGTTCGCGTTCGTTGCGCTGATGCTGCTGGCCTCGACGGCTCACGCGGTACAGCCCGACGAGATCATGTCGGACCCTGCGAAGGAGGGACGCGCGCGCGAATTGTCGCGCGAGCTCCGTTGCATGGTCTGCCAGAACCAGTCGATCGACGATTCCGACGCGCCGTTGGCGCGCGATCTGCGGCTGCTGGTGCGCGAGCGCATCGCCGCCGGCGATACCAATTCGCAGGTGCTCGATTTCCTGGTCGCGCGCTATGGCGAGTTCGTGCTGCTGAAGCCGCGCTTCGAGCGGCAGACCATGTTGCTGTGGTTGCTCGGGCCGGTGCTGTTGATCGGCGGTGGCCTGGCACTATGGCTGCAAATCCGGCGGCGTACGCGAAGTGGCGCCGACCTGCCGGCTCCGCTCACCGCGGATGAACGAGCGCGGCTCGCCGCGTTGATGTCGGACGATCCAAAGTCATCCTAG
- a CDS encoding response regulator transcription factor: MRLLIIEDDRESADYLVKAFREVGHIADHAADGEEGLAMAESGDYDVLVVDRMLPKRDGLSLIGALRDKDNTAPVLILSALGQVDDRIKGLRAGGDDYLPKPYSFAELLARVEVLSRRRGGPAEDTLYRVGDLELDRLSHRVARGKDELTLQPREFRLLEYLMKHAGQVVTRTMLLENVWDYHFDPQTNVIDVHISRLRSKIDKGFERPLLHTIRGAGYMIRDGIR, from the coding sequence ATGCGCCTCCTCATCATTGAAGACGACCGCGAATCCGCCGACTATCTCGTGAAGGCGTTTCGCGAGGTCGGACACATTGCCGACCACGCCGCCGACGGCGAGGAGGGCCTCGCCATGGCCGAGAGCGGCGACTACGACGTGCTGGTGGTCGACCGCATGCTGCCCAAGCGCGACGGCCTGTCGCTGATCGGCGCGCTGCGCGACAAGGACAACACCGCGCCGGTGCTGATCCTCTCCGCGCTCGGGCAGGTCGACGACCGCATCAAGGGCCTGCGTGCCGGCGGCGACGACTACCTGCCGAAGCCCTATTCCTTCGCCGAGCTCCTGGCCCGCGTCGAGGTGCTGTCGCGTCGCCGCGGCGGCCCCGCCGAGGACACGCTCTACCGCGTCGGCGACCTCGAGCTCGACCGGCTGTCGCACCGCGTCGCCCGCGGCAAGGACGAGCTGACGCTCCAGCCGCGCGAATTTCGCCTGCTCGAATACCTCATGAAGCATGCTGGCCAGGTGGTGACGCGCACCATGCTGCTCGAGAACGTCTGGGACTATCATTTCGATCCGCAGACCAACGTGATCGACGTGCACATTTCGCGGCTGCGCTCCAAGATCGACAAGGGTTTCGAGCGCCCGCTGCTGCACACGATCCGCGGCGCCGGGTACATGATCCGTGACGGCATTCGGTAA
- a CDS encoding bifunctional [glutamine synthetase] adenylyltransferase/[glutamine synthetase]-adenylyl-L-tyrosine phosphorylase produces the protein MIHSAPGNADKHGEGLAARFAEAPCVAASATDEQRFANWLAELEPAQSSRLESALVHPFARDILAGIAEFSPYLFDLVRADPPRLIRLLECDPDLHLAGLMAEARDAVLAAPDEAEVMRLLRRMKAEAALLTALCDIGGVWPVMRVTAALTDVAVFSVQAALQYLLRQEAARGKLTPPDPEAPEVGCGLIVLAMGKMGAGELNYSSDIDLIVFFDPDATTLAPDIEPQPFFVRVTQGMARILQQRTYDGYVFRVDLRLRPDPSSTQVAISRDAALNYYEREGRTWERAAMIKARACAGDSRAGEALLAEIAPFVWRKHLDFAALADVHDMKRQMQTYRGQSEVAVEGHNVKVGRGGIREIEFFAQTQQLIAGGRHPQLRVRPTLKALDVLASSNWITFVARDELTAAYEFLRRVEHRLQMIADEQTHTLPEDKEAVERFAWFFGYRDRDAFARELLRQLEIVQGHYEKLFEGDDPTGTAKLPALDYSAGPEDPRLFQHLAALGFKKPAAVAQTVRDWITGDYRVFRVEATRSAFVEFVPALIDGLAHAEEPDRAVVAFDHFLGALQRGGRLITLLGQNRDLVALVALVLGAAPRLGEMLARKPQLMDGLIDPRFFGAMPDRQELSGRLAATVQDADSYEEFLDRLRLFGQESLFLIGTRILSGTVSAQQASTAFADVAEGIVHTVHGLVADRFAAQHGRIKGQETAIIAMGRLGSREMTASSDLDLILLYDFDRDNPDSDGEKSLQGAHYFARFTQRLISAFTTRTNYGVLYEIDMRLRPSGRAGPVASSLVSFADYQANEAWTWEHMALTRARVVSASPEFRERIERVIRDVLTRRRDPAITANDVADMRRAIAQEKGEADCWDLKHAAGGMVDIDFIAQYLQLVHAHDKPEILDVSTMQVLENACRLGVLPQSETEILRAAARLYHDLTQILRLCVSDRFKPETAGTDLQRVMARAGDAPDFSSLEARVKETQSEVRRVFTALLEGTSSA, from the coding sequence ATGATCCACTCCGCGCCGGGAAACGCGGACAAGCATGGTGAGGGCCTCGCCGCACGCTTCGCGGAGGCCCCCTGTGTTGCCGCTTCCGCAACCGACGAACAGCGCTTCGCGAATTGGCTGGCCGAGCTCGAGCCCGCGCAATCGTCCCGTCTCGAATCGGCGCTGGTTCATCCCTTCGCGCGGGATATTCTGGCCGGCATTGCGGAATTCTCGCCCTATCTGTTCGATCTGGTGCGCGCCGATCCCCCGCGCCTGATCCGGTTGCTCGAATGCGATCCGGATCTGCATCTGGCGGGGCTGATGGCGGAGGCGCGGGACGCCGTGCTTGCGGCGCCTGACGAAGCCGAGGTGATGCGCCTGCTTCGCCGCATGAAGGCGGAAGCGGCGCTGCTGACCGCGTTGTGCGATATCGGCGGCGTCTGGCCGGTGATGCGGGTGACGGCGGCGCTGACCGATGTCGCGGTGTTTTCGGTCCAGGCGGCGCTTCAGTACCTGCTGCGGCAGGAAGCCGCACGCGGCAAGCTCACACCCCCCGATCCCGAAGCGCCCGAAGTCGGCTGCGGGCTGATCGTGCTCGCGATGGGCAAGATGGGCGCGGGCGAGCTGAACTATTCCAGCGACATCGATCTCATCGTGTTCTTCGATCCCGATGCGACCACGCTCGCGCCCGATATCGAGCCGCAGCCGTTCTTCGTGCGCGTGACCCAGGGGATGGCGCGCATCCTCCAGCAGCGCACCTATGACGGTTACGTGTTCCGCGTCGATCTGCGCCTGCGGCCCGATCCGTCCTCGACCCAGGTTGCGATCTCGCGGGATGCCGCGCTGAACTATTACGAGCGGGAAGGGCGCACCTGGGAGCGCGCCGCGATGATCAAGGCGCGGGCCTGCGCCGGTGATTCCCGGGCGGGCGAGGCGCTTCTCGCCGAGATCGCGCCCTTCGTCTGGCGCAAGCATCTCGATTTCGCCGCGCTCGCCGACGTGCACGACATGAAGCGGCAGATGCAGACCTATCGCGGCCAGAGCGAGGTCGCCGTCGAGGGCCACAACGTCAAGGTCGGGCGCGGCGGCATCCGCGAGATCGAGTTCTTCGCCCAGACGCAGCAGCTGATCGCCGGCGGCCGCCATCCGCAATTGCGGGTGCGGCCGACGCTCAAGGCGCTCGACGTGCTCGCCTCCAGCAACTGGATCACCTTTGTCGCGCGCGACGAGCTGACCGCGGCCTACGAATTCCTGCGCCGCGTCGAGCATCGTCTTCAGATGATCGCCGACGAGCAGACCCATACGCTGCCCGAGGACAAGGAAGCGGTCGAGCGTTTCGCCTGGTTCTTCGGCTATCGGGATCGCGACGCCTTTGCGCGCGAGTTGCTGCGCCAGCTCGAGATCGTGCAGGGCCACTACGAAAAGCTGTTCGAGGGCGACGATCCGACCGGCACGGCCAAGCTGCCGGCGCTCGACTACAGTGCAGGTCCCGAGGATCCGCGGCTGTTCCAGCATTTGGCGGCACTCGGCTTCAAGAAACCTGCGGCCGTTGCGCAGACCGTGCGCGACTGGATCACCGGCGATTATCGCGTGTTTCGCGTTGAGGCGACGCGAAGCGCCTTCGTCGAGTTCGTGCCGGCCCTGATCGATGGTCTCGCCCATGCCGAGGAGCCGGATCGCGCCGTCGTGGCGTTCGATCATTTCCTCGGGGCGCTGCAGCGCGGCGGCCGGCTGATCACGCTGCTCGGCCAGAACCGCGATCTCGTCGCGCTGGTGGCGTTGGTGCTGGGCGCAGCCCCCAGGCTCGGCGAAATGCTGGCGCGCAAGCCGCAGCTGATGGACGGCCTGATCGATCCGCGCTTCTTCGGCGCCATGCCCGACCGGCAGGAGTTGTCGGGACGGTTGGCTGCGACCGTGCAGGATGCCGACTCATACGAGGAGTTCCTCGACCGCCTGCGCCTGTTCGGGCAGGAGAGCCTGTTCCTGATCGGCACGCGCATCCTGTCCGGCACGGTCTCGGCACAGCAGGCCAGCACGGCCTTTGCCGATGTCGCCGAAGGCATCGTCCACACCGTGCACGGCCTCGTCGCCGATCGCTTCGCCGCCCAGCACGGCCGCATCAAGGGGCAGGAGACCGCGATCATTGCGATGGGCCGGCTCGGCAGCCGCGAGATGACGGCCTCGTCCGATCTCGACCTCATCCTGCTCTACGATTTCGACAGGGACAATCCGGACTCCGATGGTGAAAAATCGCTGCAGGGTGCCCACTATTTCGCGCGCTTCACCCAACGCCTGATCAGCGCCTTCACGACGCGCACCAATTACGGCGTGCTCTACGAGATCGACATGCGGCTGCGTCCCTCGGGGCGCGCCGGTCCCGTGGCCTCGAGCCTCGTCTCGTTCGCGGACTACCAGGCCAACGAGGCCTGGACCTGGGAGCACATGGCACTGACGCGCGCCCGCGTGGTGTCGGCGTCGCCCGAATTCCGGGAGCGCATCGAGCGCGTCATCCGCGATGTCCTGACCCGCCGCCGCGACCCCGCCATCACCGCCAACGACGTCGCCGACATGCGGCGCGCCATCGCCCAGGAGAAGGGCGAGGCGGATTGCTGGGACCTCAAACATGCCGCCGGCGGCATGGTCGATATCGACTTCATCGCGCAATATCTCCAGCTCGTGCATGCCCACGACAAGCCGGAGATCCTCGACGTCAGCACCATGCAGGTGCTGGAGAACGCATGCAGGCTCGGCGTGCTCCCGCAATCGGAGACCGAGATATTGCGAGCCGCAGCCCGGCTCTATCACGACCTGACGCAGATTCTGCGGCTGTGCGTCAGCGACCGTTTCAAGCCGGAGACCGCGGGCACCGATCTTCAGCGCGTGATGGCGCGGGCCGGCGACGCGCCGGATTTCTCCTCGCTCGAGGCGCGGGTGAAAGAGACGCAGAGCGAGGTGCGGCGCGTCTTCACGGCGCTGCTGGAAGGGACGTCGTCTGCCTGA